A portion of the Candidatus Methanoperedens sp. genome contains these proteins:
- a CDS encoding nitroreductase family protein — protein MKDIIEIIKTRRCVRNYKEDQIPDEDIKFLIDCAGYTPSGLNMQPWGFMVIKNKDVLRRLSEFGKKSMIPLLEQFKDNSQGAADFLAFLKTEGSDMFYNAPVMVIILGNNKAPTAAYDCSMAAQTMMLAAHSIGIGSCWIGGVQRALMDEKIMKELGIPEGYIIVAPLIFGYPRGDTEMPERREPEVVWVK, from the coding sequence ATGAAAGACATTATTGAAATAATAAAAACACGGCGATGTGTCCGTAATTACAAAGAAGACCAGATCCCTGATGAGGATATTAAATTCCTGATCGACTGCGCCGGGTATACTCCTTCAGGTTTGAACATGCAGCCATGGGGTTTTATGGTGATAAAAAATAAGGACGTTTTGCGGCGGCTTTCGGAATTTGGAAAAAAATCCATGATCCCGCTGCTGGAACAATTTAAAGATAACTCACAGGGGGCTGCTGATTTTCTTGCATTTCTTAAAACAGAAGGTTCAGACATGTTCTATAATGCACCTGTTATGGTGATCATCCTCGGGAATAATAAAGCACCTACGGCAGCTTATGATTGCTCAATGGCAGCCCAGACAATGATGCTTGCTGCCCATTCCATAGGAATCGGAAGCTGCTGGATAGGAGGCGTCCAGCGTGCCCTGATGGATGAAAAAATCATGAAAGAACTTGGCATACCTGAAGGATACATTATTGTTGCGCCATTGATATTCGGGTATCCGAGAGGCGATACCGAAATGCCTGAAAGGAGAGAGCCTGAAGTGGTGTGGGTGAAATAG
- the fhcD gene encoding formylmethanofuran--tetrahydromethanopterin N-formyltransferase, whose translation MELNGVEIEDTFAEAFPIKIARILITGATRRWAMVAAQEATGFGTSVIMCPAEAGIEKVVDGSETPDGRPGVYIYICTFGYKALEEQLLKRLGQCVLTAPTAAMWNGLPNAEKQFDTGFKLKFFGDGFESETNIGGRKAYKIPMMQGDFITEHGIGAQEGIAGGNFFIMADTQMTALTAAENAVDAIMMLTGTITPFPGGVVASGSKVGFTNYKFMKATTNEKFSPSIKAKIKDTHVPADVNAIYEIVINGLDAESISRSMKAGIAAAVRVPGVKKISAGNYGGTLGPHKFYLKDLI comes from the coding sequence ATGGAACTCAATGGAGTAGAGATAGAAGACACATTTGCGGAAGCATTTCCGATAAAGATAGCAAGAATATTGATCACAGGCGCAACACGGCGATGGGCCATGGTTGCGGCACAGGAAGCCACAGGCTTTGGAACCTCTGTAATAATGTGCCCAGCCGAGGCCGGCATTGAAAAGGTTGTTGATGGCAGCGAAACACCTGATGGAAGGCCTGGTGTGTATATTTATATATGCACATTTGGCTATAAAGCCCTGGAAGAACAGTTATTAAAACGTCTGGGCCAGTGTGTCCTGACTGCCCCGACTGCTGCAATGTGGAATGGGCTTCCGAACGCTGAGAAACAATTTGATACCGGATTCAAGCTCAAGTTCTTCGGAGACGGGTTTGAATCCGAAACCAATATTGGTGGAAGGAAAGCATATAAGATCCCCATGATGCAGGGTGACTTCATTACTGAGCACGGTATCGGAGCGCAGGAAGGCATTGCAGGGGGCAATTTCTTTATTATGGCAGATACGCAGATGACGGCTCTTACCGCTGCTGAAAATGCGGTTGATGCAATAATGATGCTGACAGGTACGATCACTCCTTTCCCTGGCGGCGTTGTGGCAAGCGGATCAAAGGTCGGATTTACAAATTATAAATTCATGAAGGCAACAACAAATGAAAAATTCAGCCCTTCGATAAAAGCAAAGATAAAAGATACTCATGTGCCTGCTGATGTAAATGCCATATATGAGATCGTTATCAATGGCCTTGATGCGGAATCAATAAGCAGATCCATGAAAGCCGGTATCGCTGCGGCTGTAAGGGTCCCTGGTGTCAAGAAGATAAGCGCAGGGAACTATGGCGGTACGCTGGGCCCGCATAAATTCTACCTTAAAGACCTCATTTAA
- a CDS encoding UPF0058 family protein, protein MHKEELIQLHTLMVQMKKFFEENGHGEFVQYQSLQISPIHVHRSKAEHKHAIFILGKEIASVMTLDEFSGPGRTQVRMQELASRAVDEIMH, encoded by the coding sequence ATACACAAAGAAGAGTTAATCCAGCTACATACACTAATGGTGCAAATGAAGAAGTTCTTCGAGGAAAATGGCCATGGAGAATTTGTACAATACCAGTCCCTTCAGATAAGCCCCATACATGTACATCGAAGCAAAGCCGAACATAAACATGCAATCTTTATTCTTGGTAAAGAGATAGCTTCCGTGATGACACTTGATGAATTCTCAGGACCGGGAAGAACACAGGTGAGAATGCAGGAACTTGCAAGCCGCGCTGTTGATGAAATAATGCATTAA
- a CDS encoding pyridoxamine 5'-phosphate oxidase family protein encodes MRIPEEIRNILYGNYFGYVCTSDKNDQPHLTPVFFIYDENSQKLFFITNDRSKKVKNLSENPNISITIDIRDPVNPFNNEGVMAQGTAAITDKAPIYFLSEETLQLYYDIYQEFKSKYQKVIENKPLGENDVIIQINVEKMVYWKGPHFKSLKFKKDEWVS; translated from the coding sequence ATGCGGATCCCTGAGGAAATACGTAATATCCTGTACGGTAATTATTTCGGTTATGTATGCACAAGCGATAAAAATGACCAGCCGCATCTGACCCCGGTCTTTTTCATATACGATGAGAATTCACAGAAACTTTTTTTCATCACAAATGATCGATCAAAAAAGGTCAAGAACCTGTCTGAAAATCCCAATATCAGTATTACAATCGATATCCGTGATCCTGTAAACCCTTTCAATAATGAAGGGGTTATGGCCCAGGGTACAGCTGCTATTACAGATAAAGCACCAATATATTTCCTGTCTGAAGAAACGCTGCAATTATACTATGATATCTATCAGGAATTTAAAAGCAAATACCAGAAAGTAATAGAGAATAAGCCCCTTGGCGAGAACGATGTGATCATACAGATAAATGTTGAGAAGATGGTATACTGGAAAGGCCCGCATTTCAAATCACTGAAGTTCAAAAAAGACGAATGGGTTTCTTGA
- a CDS encoding GTP cyclohydrolase I FolE2, whose product MKLPVVHLPDIQANQPDIAITLTRVGVTDVKKLVEVARKDKRPIVLVSTFDIFVDLPSDRKGANLSRNFEAIDEVLEEMIASPVYEIEDLCSEVAKRLIDRHEYALIAEVRMKSEYILKRETPATKLNCQEVVNIFAEAKAIRGETLTIRKLVGAEVLGITACPCAQEIMVDKARKELKTLGVESDVIKKFLNNVPMPTHNQRGRGVISIETHDSHFVSLEKIINIIENSMSSQMFELLKRADEVMIVERAHKNPKFVEDCVRTMAQKIINQFPELPDDSVIVVKQINEESIHRHNAFAERKSTLGELRQEINN is encoded by the coding sequence ATGAAACTTCCTGTAGTTCATCTACCAGACATACAGGCGAACCAGCCTGATATAGCTATAACATTGACCCGCGTGGGGGTAACGGATGTCAAGAAACTTGTAGAAGTGGCAAGAAAGGATAAGCGCCCTATCGTGCTTGTATCTACGTTTGATATCTTTGTTGACCTTCCTTCTGACAGGAAGGGCGCGAATTTATCGAGGAATTTTGAGGCCATAGACGAAGTTCTTGAAGAAATGATCGCATCCCCTGTTTATGAAATAGAAGATTTATGCAGCGAAGTCGCAAAAAGGCTGATCGACAGGCATGAATATGCTTTGATCGCTGAAGTAAGGATGAAAAGCGAATATATCCTTAAAAGGGAAACACCTGCGACTAAATTGAATTGCCAGGAAGTGGTGAATATTTTTGCCGAGGCAAAAGCGATACGCGGTGAAACACTAACCATAAGAAAACTTGTAGGCGCTGAGGTGCTTGGCATCACTGCATGCCCATGCGCCCAAGAAATAATGGTTGATAAAGCACGAAAGGAATTAAAGACGCTTGGCGTGGAATCAGATGTAATTAAGAAATTCCTGAATAATGTGCCTATGCCCACACATAACCAGAGAGGGCGGGGGGTAATTTCGATAGAAACTCATGACAGTCATTTTGTTTCACTTGAAAAGATCATAAATATCATCGAGAATTCCATGAGTTCGCAGATGTTTGAATTATTGAAGCGGGCCGATGAGGTTATGATCGTTGAAAGGGCACACAAGAATCCCAAATTTGTAGAAGATTGCGTGCGGACAATGGCCCAGAAAATCATCAATCAATTCCCTGAACTGCCGGATGATTCTGTTATTGTGGTAAAACAGATAAATGAAGAGAGCATCCACAGGCATAATGCATTCGCGGAAAGGAAATCAACGCTTGGGGAATTGAGGCAGGAAATCAATAATTGA
- the mutL gene encoding DNA mismatch repair endonuclease MutL, which yields MGKIQILDEASINKIAAGEVIERPASVVKELIENSIDAGADTIRIEVTKSGKSSIRITDNGCGMNKDDAALSYVKHATSKIRKIEDIETVRTMGFRGEALSSISAIANVEIITKTKDELSGTRVIIQGGKLVSIAETGASDGTTIVVNDLFYNTPVRKKYLKSDAVELTHIIDIVSRIALGHNNISFSLFNNGKELLRSPAAELKDTIIHIYGQEVAREMLPVDLESAIVRITGFVSRPSLTRGSLDYQSFYINDRSINSKAIGFALRDAYGTLMPRGRFPIAILKIYVDPREVDVNVHPTKNQVRLDHERDICDMVTQAVKNALAHRNLIPDIKIPMQQTFYETPAAGSFQVKEIVTDFRQSVKDTERRLRQSERAGMEKEIAGAAEVTAVVPDVKVLGQVDSLYILAETKNGLMIVDQHAAHERIFFDLIRESKRDDSQELIVPINIELDSREKILMKDTIPYLEEFGFRISEFGHDSFAVTAVPVVLGKLEDPGMVHDIISDILSEGKVKEETGIFERVTKSIACRSAIKAGADCSGSQMESLIKQLFKTQNPYTCPHGRPTMVSFNRQELDKLFKRV from the coding sequence ATGGGAAAAATCCAGATCCTTGATGAAGCATCGATAAACAAGATAGCAGCAGGTGAAGTGATCGAGCGCCCTGCTTCTGTTGTCAAGGAGCTGATCGAGAACTCAATAGATGCAGGTGCGGATACGATAAGGATCGAGGTTACAAAAAGCGGTAAAAGCTCTATCCGCATCACTGATAACGGCTGCGGGATGAACAAGGATGATGCTGCGCTGTCTTATGTGAAACACGCTACAAGCAAGATCAGGAAAATCGAAGATATAGAAACTGTGAGAACAATGGGATTCAGGGGTGAGGCTTTATCATCTATTTCTGCAATTGCCAATGTCGAGATCATTACAAAAACAAAAGATGAACTATCCGGTACAAGAGTTATAATCCAGGGCGGGAAACTGGTAAGCATTGCAGAAACCGGAGCCTCGGATGGGACGACAATTGTAGTAAATGACCTCTTCTACAATACACCTGTCAGGAAAAAATATCTGAAATCCGATGCAGTTGAACTTACTCATATCATCGATATAGTTTCAAGGATAGCTCTTGGACATAACAACATTTCTTTTTCTCTTTTCAACAATGGGAAAGAGTTGCTGCGTTCACCCGCAGCAGAACTTAAAGATACGATAATTCACATTTATGGCCAGGAAGTCGCACGGGAAATGCTTCCGGTGGATCTTGAATCTGCTATTGTGCGAATAACAGGTTTTGTCTCAAGACCTTCCCTGACGCGGGGCAGTCTTGATTACCAGTCATTCTATATAAATGACAGGAGTATCAATTCAAAAGCGATCGGTTTTGCGCTAAGGGATGCCTATGGTACCCTTATGCCAAGAGGGCGTTTTCCGATAGCGATATTAAAGATATATGTTGACCCGCGGGAAGTGGATGTAAATGTCCATCCTACCAAGAACCAGGTGCGCCTCGACCATGAGAGGGATATTTGCGATATGGTTACGCAGGCTGTGAAGAATGCACTTGCTCACAGAAATCTTATTCCTGATATAAAGATACCAATGCAGCAGACATTTTACGAAACTCCGGCTGCCGGATCTTTCCAGGTAAAAGAGATTGTCACTGATTTCAGGCAGTCTGTAAAAGACACAGAAAGAAGATTGAGACAATCAGAAAGAGCAGGCATGGAAAAGGAAATTGCAGGGGCTGCTGAGGTGACTGCTGTGGTGCCTGATGTAAAAGTATTGGGACAGGTGGATAGCCTGTATATCCTTGCAGAAACAAAGAACGGTCTGATGATCGTAGACCAGCATGCAGCGCATGAACGTATATTTTTTGACCTTATCCGGGAATCAAAGAGGGATGATTCCCAGGAGTTGATCGTTCCAATTAACATTGAACTTGATTCCAGGGAGAAGATATTAATGAAAGATACTATTCCCTATCTTGAAGAGTTCGGCTTTCGGATATCAGAATTCGGGCATGATTCATTTGCAGTAACGGCTGTCCCTGTTGTCCTGGGAAAGCTTGAAGACCCCGGGATGGTGCATGACATAATATCTGATATTCTTTCAGAAGGAAAAGTAAAAGAAGAAACCGGGATATTTGAGCGGGTAACCAAAAGCATCGCATGCAGAAGCGCCATCAAGGCCGGAGCTGATTGTTCCGGCTCCCAGATGGAAAGCCTCATCAAACAGCTTTTCAAGACACAGAATCCATATACATGCCCGCATGGAAGGCCAACGATGGTATCTTTTAACAGGCAGGAACTGGATAAGCTATTCAAAAGAGTGTGA
- a CDS encoding ABC transporter permease, giving the protein MKLSDTFEYIYISFLSNKFKTILSSLGIIIGVIAIVVMLSVGEGLYVNVKGAMGNLDLNTLTITPGGLSPGQFKKNAELTEKDVKTIESIPGVKFVSPRKTISATIISKETERTITLVGIYPSKEQKLGEGIMLGRFLTESDQNGIVLKEQSAQNMFRMPLNPGSIVKIKNNENGKEAGFKIVGLLAEAKQSYFGGVANAEVYTSLKSLEEISNGSSYSMIQVTVEESEDVEEMGVLIQESLERSHRNEALSIIAMKTFLEMVNNVMGMIKIALGGIGVISLVVGGIGIVNVMMLTVNERVREIGTMKAMGATEADIRTLFVFESGFLGLISGLIGVVLGSGIALLISAIGAFPLDVTLSSVLVGLGFGVITTMAAGIYPASRAARLDPIEAFRAE; this is encoded by the coding sequence ATGAAGCTGTCTGATACATTCGAATATATATATATAAGCTTTTTAAGCAATAAATTCAAGACGATTTTATCGAGTTTAGGAATAATAATAGGTGTTATAGCAATTGTAGTAATGCTATCTGTGGGCGAAGGTCTTTATGTAAATGTCAAAGGAGCCATGGGAAATCTGGATTTAAACACACTGACAATCACTCCCGGAGGCTTGTCACCGGGGCAGTTTAAGAAAAACGCAGAACTTACCGAAAAAGATGTTAAGACTATAGAAAGTATTCCCGGAGTAAAATTTGTCTCACCAAGAAAAACCATAAGTGCTACCATTATTTCCAAAGAAACTGAAAGAACAATAACGCTTGTGGGTATTTATCCGTCAAAGGAGCAGAAACTTGGAGAGGGAATAATGCTTGGCAGGTTTCTCACGGAATCAGACCAGAACGGTATAGTTCTAAAAGAGCAGTCTGCGCAGAATATGTTTAGAATGCCATTGAACCCGGGTAGTATCGTGAAAATAAAGAACAACGAAAATGGCAAAGAGGCAGGATTTAAAATTGTAGGTTTGCTCGCCGAAGCAAAACAATCTTATTTTGGGGGTGTAGCTAATGCAGAGGTATATACAAGCCTCAAAAGTCTGGAGGAAATTTCTAATGGAAGTTCATATTCAATGATTCAGGTAACTGTTGAAGAATCAGAGGACGTTGAGGAAATGGGGGTACTGATCCAAGAATCTCTTGAACGCTCACATAGAAACGAAGCATTGTCAATTATAGCTATGAAAACTTTCCTGGAAATGGTAAATAATGTAATGGGCATGATCAAAATTGCGCTGGGAGGGATAGGTGTTATCTCCCTTGTGGTAGGGGGGATTGGAATTGTTAACGTGATGATGCTTACAGTGAATGAAAGAGTGAGAGAAATAGGCACTATGAAAGCTATGGGAGCAACAGAAGCTGATATCAGGACTCTATTTGTATTTGAATCGGGATTTCTGGGTCTTATTAGCGGGCTTATAGGTGTTGTGCTGGGCTCAGGTATCGCATTATTAATCTCAGCGATTGGAGCATTCCCACTTGATGTGACATTGA